The window CATCTGGAGGCCTTTGTTTGAAACCCACTCTCCTACTTCTTGCATTAGTTCGGGAATTTTATCATAACTTCCCATATAAGGAATATAAGCAACTTTAGCTTCTTCGATCCTTTTTTCTGTTACTTCCATGTTTACACCATGATTATAACTAGATACTCCAACTGTTAATTATTTTGTTATTAGGGAATGAATCTATGTTATCTGATTTTGATGTTGGAATACATTACATTGCTTTAATCGGCTAACAAGTCTCTTAACGACTTAAAGAATTGGAAAGTCCTTAAATTATTTTTTAACCACAGGGAATTGCACTTCAGTTAGAAGTTCACTCTCCGGTACCTCATCAGGACTGTTAAGATAACTTTCCAGGATGGGGCCTGCTATTTCGTAGCCTTCTTTTGCAGCGTATTGGATGAGATCCATATAAACTGATGCAGCATCACCATAGGGTCCTTTGAACACAGTCGACACAGCTTTATGTTGAGGTACAATCTTTATTTCTATATCCTCTTCAGCTTCCAATTCTCCAATAAAAGCGGCTCCAACTTCCCATTCAAGTTCGTCTTCAGACACTTCCATAGGACTATTATAATACGCCCCATAGACGGGCATCTGAATTTCCACATTCTTAACCATTAACCATCCCACTACTTTGCCTAAAGTTTCTGGAATCTGCTCGTAACTGCCTTTCATTGGGATGAAGGCTACCTGGTATTGGAGAATCTTTTTTATTTCGATTTTCATACTACCACTTCGAAAGTCATCTTTTTTCTATTTAATATTAGAGGGTGGGCTAATATTATATTATTCCTAGAGCATGTGCAAAGTAATAGGCAAATTTTACACCTATTCTAAACTTCATCTTTGTGGACTCAATAAGAGCTTCCAAACCAATGATTTTTATAACTTTAAAAAAGAAACATCAAATTATGTCTGATCAATCTAATTCCATTAATTTATGGATGACCACCAGCCGTATTGAAACCCTTGTGGATGGTATATTTGCCATCGCTATGACCTTACTGGTTTTAAGCATAGGGGTTCCCACAATAACTGGTAATTTAAATGAAACCGCTTTTCAACACGAGTTATTGGCATTATGGTCTAATATATTATGTTATGCTCTTTCATTTTGGATATTATCAGGTTTTTGGCGGAACAACCATCAGCAGTTTCAGTTTATCAAACGTTCCAACCCTACTTTAATTACTATAAATGTTGTGTGGTTACTGTTTATAGCTTTAATGCCATTTTCCACAGAGATAATCGCTGAGTATGGTGGTACTTATTTTACAGCAAATGTAATTTTCCAGTTGAACCTTTTCTTGGCGGGGTTCCTCTATATCATAAACTGGCAATACGCCACTCGAAACGGATTATTGGATGAAGATATTAGCGAAAGAACAATCAAAATGCTGAATATTTCCAGTGTGATTTTACCAACATTATCCTTGATAGCCCTGGTCCTGTCTTACTATGTTTTGGCTTGGAGCAGTTTGGTATATTTAATACATCCTTTTTTAAAGAAAATGCTGCAAAATAAATTTTTGGATAATTCAAGTTAAAATTTGATGAAAATCCTCATTTAAAAGAATTTTCATCGGACATTTTTAACAAGAGGGGTCTCACAATTTAGAACAGATGTATTCAACAAAGTTACTGGATTTAATTTTTTTAGAATCAATTAAAAATCCTGTTTTTTCAAGCAATCCTTCCATGATCCAGTCATAGGTGCTGAATTCATCCTTAATATGAATTTCAGTTTCATGAGCCATGGAATCCCCTGCAACATCCTGCATATCCTTTATCATCTTTTCAATAGATTTTTGGTGATCTTGGATATTGAAGGTAAAAATGATATCAAAAAGATAGAGTTTTTCACCTGGTTTTAAAATTTCTGCCATTTTTAAAAGGGCTACTGATTTCCAAAAGTCAGGTAGATGATGGAGTGCAACCATAGAAACGATTTTGTTCACTTTATCTTGCCAATTATGATTGTAAGTTAAAAAACCCGCAGAATAAGTTTCAATATTGTTGATATTTAGTTTTTTGGCCTTATTCTCGAGAACATCCAACATTTCTCTTGAAATGTCCACACATATCACTTTATCACAATATTTTGCCAGGTTTAAGGCAACACCACCAGTTCCACAACCAAAATCCATAACTGTATCTTCAGGTGTGATTTCCATGACTTGAACAATATGTTCGGATTCCTCCTTGAAATTTCTGAATTTTTGATGTTCAGCATCGTATTTTTGGGCTATTTTAGGATTTAAATAGTCTACTCCTGGAGTTTTTTCTTCATAATACCAGTTTGGATTGGTTTTCATGTTTAATTTTCCTTTTTTTGGGTGGCTATGTGTTGCTTTGATTAGTTATTAATAACAAATAGTATTATATAAGATCTCGCAATGACCTTGTATAAATTTTATCCTTAAGATTTCTATCCTAAAGCCTGGAAAGATTCTGTATGTACGATTATTTCGGAATACAAGCCCAAATTGGTATAACTAAACATATGGGTGGCCTGGAAGCCACCCAAAAACTTTTGAAATGGTGTGAAATTGATAATTCAGATCATGTTCTGGTTATCGGCTCAGGGAATGGAGTATCAGCAATTAAAATTCATGAAATGACTGGTTGCAATGTTTTGGGGATAGATTTATCTGAAGACATGGTTTTAATGGCTCAAAAAAAACTTAAGTCCTCTGAAACGGGAGTAAAATTCGTTGTGGGAAATGCAGAGAATCTAGAATTTTCTGATAATAGTTTTGATGTGGTTATATCTGAGTCTGTAACGGGGTTTACCGATAAAACAAAGTCTATTCCAGAGTATCATCGGGTACTTAAACGTGGAGGTTTTTTGGGTTTGAATGAAGTGACCTGGATTTCAAATCCATCTCGTGAAGTTGTGGAATATTGTCGGAGAGTAATGGGTCTTGTGGCTGAAACAAAAGGTGTATGGTTGTCTCTTCTCAGGGAAACTGGTTTTAAAGATATAAATAGTTTGGTAAATCGAATGAGTCAGTGGAAACAAATGAAGGGAGATTTCCAACTGCAGAGTATGGATTTTTTTAAGATTTGGGGTAGGTTCTTCAATTTGTACTTGCATGAAACAGAATACAGGAAATCAGCCAACCGTCTTGCTTGGGAAGCTCTTCATATTCCTAGAGGATTCAGCCGTTATTATGGATATGGGCTTTATGTGGGGAAAAAATGAATTTAAGTCGAGGATGGAATTAAAGCATCCTGATTTATTAATGATTATTTCTGTAGTAAAATACTGAAAACCGACTGATTATAGAAATCAGGCACATGATGACCAGTACAATTAATAAAATTTTTCTTATGAGTGATTCTGGGAATAAAAGTGAAATAAAAACCATTATCATAAGATATCCCCCTAAATATTTGCCAATGGGATCATAAACTGGTTTCTTAAGGCCAGATGTGCCAACAAAAAGCAAGAACATGGCGATGATCAACAATAGAATCAATGGATCATACCATCCTAGAATAATAAATGCCAAAAAACAAGCCAGGATGAGGATAAAATCCGCAGCTACATCCAAATATGCACCCATATCTGAAGTTACATTCAGTTTTCTAGCAACGTGACCATCAAAAGCATCGGTAATTAATGATAAAACAAGCAGAAATACTGAAGCTACGAATAAATCGTTCAAAAATGTGTAAAAAAAGATGGGGGCTGCTATAAACCGGACAGATGTTAGTGTATTCGGGATTTGAGATTGGTATGATATTTTTAACCCCCCTCTCCAAAAGTTTCAGAACACCTTTTACTCCTTGATTTATTCATTTTTTAACAGAACTACCAGACCACGTGCCCAGGATCTTATATCATCCCAATCCCGGTAATCATGACGTTTATTGGGATCTAATCCATTTTTTTCCATTTCTTTTTTCACAAAACGCATGCTGAAATTGTACATTAGCCCGTGTTTGGCTTCAGGGTCATAAACACTGCCAAAAAGCCCGGTGGCTACTGGTGGATTTATCAAGTTTTTTTGTGCCACTTCATCCAGATACTTTTTTTGTCCTTCGGGTCGGGTTTTTTCTTCATTTGCTGAGCCACATGAAACAAAAATGGCCACTTTCATATTGGCTAAAGATTCTTTATTTTTCTGAAGAAATTTAACCGATTTTTTAGTCCATTTCCCCATTTTTATCCCACTTCCCACCACTACCAAGTCATAAAGAGATACATCACAATCATTAACCCTTTTATCTTCTATTAAATCCACTTTGATTCCTTCTTCTCTTATAACATTAGCTATCTCTTCAGCTATTTCAGCAGCAGTGCCATATCTGGTTCCGTAAACAATTAACGTTTTCATAGTACCCATCCTCAGTTTTTTGCTTCATTATATAATTCACTGGATATCTTCTCCAGTTTACCCATTATTTCAAACAATTTTTTTATTTCATCATCTTCCAGTCCCCTGAATAAGGAGGTTATGGATTTAACATCCTGCGAAGTTCGCTTATCCCAGTATTTGAAACATTCTTCCGTGACTTTTAAACGTAAAATACGTTTATTCTCAGAATCTTTTTCAATCTTCAAAAATCCTCTGGTTTCCAAACGGGTAGCCAGTTGTTTCACGTTTTGGTGGGTGGTGCTCATGGCATCAGCCATTTCCTGCATGGATGGGGGGTTTTGGAAAGCGTTGGCCATGACAATCATCATTAACCATTGTTTGGTGGTTATCTGATCATCAGCAAGGTTTCGGCCAATAATATAACCCCATCTCTGCTGCACCAGGAATAAAACCACTAAGAGATATCTTTCCATATCCAGTCTTTCTGCATTAAATTCTGCCTTAATGGTGTGGGAATCTTTCATTATTCTACCCTAATCATTGTTCTGTTATCACCTTTATTGAATTTGATGTATTTATTTCCATCCATGGAGCCATTTATCCTGCTGTAGAAGGTTGCTGTAATTATTATTCCAAGCACAGTTACAACTATAAAGAACACAGCCTGCCCTACTTCAATATTCACACCACTTTGTGTCATGAAATAGATCATGGAAAGTATTGCAGTTCCCAGTAAAGATACTTTCATCAGGAGAATGGATGCCAGTGCATATCCCCACGTTTTACCTTTAAAAAGAAGTATTCCGGTAATCACTACCGCAGGAACAACAACCCCTAAATCTAAAGCTTGAATTACCAATGTAGTGTACGTTTCAAGTGTGGACGGTGGAACACCCGTTGATAATGAGTTAATAATCATTTTAAGCCACATACCTGCCAACATTGACCCGATAATTACCATGAATACTGCAGCAACTTTGTTGATTCGTCCGGGAGTGAAACTTTTCTTGACATTTTTAATATCGAGGGTTATTAGTTCTCCCAGCAACGAATACAGTGATATGGAAAATATGGCCACATAGGCTAGGAATAGTTGATTATATGACGTAAGGAAGGCCATTGATGCATAAGAATACAGGAAGTAAAATATGGTTCCCATCCAGATCAATCGTCCTCTCAGTGAATCTTTCCTGATTAAATATAATGTTCCCAGCAATAAGGGGATGCAAATTACCAGTGTAACCAGATCCTGGCCCATCATTTGGGCTGCACCAGAGATGGTGTCATGCTGGTAAAGTCCTTTCCAGAATAATCCTGCTAAAGTTGCAATTAATGCAAGAATAGCGATAGCAATTGAGTTTGTATATATTATTTTTTTTTCCATTTCTTTTCAACTCCCATATAAAATTTTAATAGGTAATATATTACATATTTAGGTAATATATTACCTAAAATGTAGGAACTACTATATAAAGTTTGTGTCTCCGCGTTTAGAAAAATCTTAAAATTGTTTAAATCAAAAGCCACATAACAATAATTATTGATTTTAACGGGATTTTGGGGGTAGACTGGAATGGAACATTCTCATTCAAACCATGAAATGGACCCTAAAATGAGAAAGAAACCGGATGGACATGGACATCACCACATGATCGCCGACTTTAAAAGACGTTTCTGGATATGTGTAGTTTTAACCATTCCCATTGTCTTTTTAACACCACACATTCAAAATATTCTTGGCTTTGGGGAGTTACTAAGTTTTTATGGAGATTCCTATCTTTTGTTCTTTTTATCATCAGTGGTCTATTTTTATGGTGGTTATCCATTCTTCAAGGGCATGTACAAGGAGTTAAAATCACGAATGCCTGGGATGATGACTCTGGTGGCGGTGGCCATAACCACCGCCTATATCTATAGCAGTGCAGTGATTTTCGGTCTTAAAGGCGAAATTTTCTTCCTGGAACTGGTCACCCTGATTGATATAATGCTTTTGGGCCACTGGTTGGAGATGCGATCAGTTATGGGGGCTTCCAATGCCCTGCAAGAACTGGTAAAACTATTACCATCATCGGCCCATAAGATAATGCCTGGTGGTGAAACCATGGAGATCCCGCTGGCTGAATTGGAAGTGGGAAATCAGGTGCGGGTAAAACCAGGAGAGAAAATCCCGGCTGATGGCCAGATAATCATGGGTGAAACTAATGTTGATGAGTCCCTCCTCACTGGTGAATCAGAACCACTATATAAAAAGGCTGAAGATGAAGTAATAGGAGGATCCATAAATTTAGATGGTTCTATACAGGTGGAAATCCAGAAAACAGGAAAAAAATCCTTTTTATCCCAGGTAATAACCATGGTGGAGGAAGCCCAGGCTGGTAAATCCAAAACACAAAACCTGGCAGATCGTTTCGCCATGTATTTGACCATAATATCTCTCACAGCAGGTTTCATAACTCTGGTGGTCTGGATGATAATAACTGGACAGGATCTGGCATTTTCCCTGGAAAGAGCCGTGACAGTCATGGTAACCACATGTCCCCATGCACTGGGCCTGGCCATACCACTGGTAGTGGCAGTTTCCACTGCACTGTCAGCCAGCAACGGTTTGTTGGTAAGGAACAGAACCTCTTTTGAAAAAGCACGTAACATAAACGCTATTATATTTGATAAAACAGGCACACTGACTAAAGGAGAGTTCGGAGTTACTGATGTTATTTCTCTGGATGATAAATTGGATTCTGTGGAGATTTTGAAATATGCGGCATCCCTGGAGGCTTATTCAGAACATCCCATTGCCAGGGGTGTGGCTGCAGAATCAAATGATCATTTCCCAGTGGAAAATTTCAAATCAATCCCAGGAAAAGGTGTCGAGGGAGTAGTTCTGGGGAAAAAGGTGAAAATGGTAAGTTCAGGATACTTAAAGGAATTAGGTTTTGATGTTGATGATGAACGGGTTGATAAGTTATTATCACAGGGGAAAAGCACGATTTTTGTTATTTTGGATGGGCAAGTGAAGGGGTACCTGGCTCTGGCAGACATCATCCGTCCTGAGTCCAAGGAAACTGTAGCAAGGTTTAAGGAAATGGGTATCAAGTGCCTCATGATTACTGGAGATAAAAGGGAAGTGGCAGAATGGGTATCCCAAGAAGTAGGTCTGGATCAGTATTTCGCCGAGGTCTTACCACCAGATAAGGCACAAAAAGTAAAAGAGATCCAAGAAGAGGGTTGGGTGGTGGCCATGACTGGTGACGGTATCAACGATGCTCCAGCCCTGGCCCAGGCTGATGTAGGAATAGCCATAGGGGCCGGGACTGATGTGGCCATAGAAACCGCAGATATTATCCTGGTCCGGAGCAACCCCTTAGATGCCCTTTACATAATTCGGCTGGCACGCTCCACCTACCGGAAAATGGTGGAAAACCTGGCATGGGGAGCAGGATATAACATATTCGCCATACCCCTTGCTGCAGGAGTTTTATCAGCCTATGGAATCATCCTAACCCCTGCCATGGGAGCAGTGTTAATGTCTGCCAGTACCATAATTGTGGCAGTTAATTCCAAGTTTTTGAGGATGGAAAAATAGAACTAAGTGACAATGAGGTGAGGAGAAGAGTTGGAGTTTAAAAGAAATGATTAAACTTTTTTCATAACATAAAAAATAGAACTAAGTGATTCTACATCTTCCTTAAATGCATTTATTTCATCTATTTCTTTTTGTACGGTCTGCTGAACTTCTGAATTATTTTTATACTTTTCATCTAACTTTTTAAGATGCTTTTCATAGGGAAGGTAAAAATCCAATTTCCAAGTCTGGTGGGTGATTAAAAAAGAGTTAAGCAATTTATATCCGCATTTTTCAATGATTTCTAACTTTTTGGCATGGTCATGGTATTGATCATGAACCACTAAAAATCCCTGATCCTTAAGCAGGGGTTTCCATTCTTTCAAACCCCTCTTGAATCCTATTATAAAGATGGATCCCTCACTCCAGATCATATCAAAACTTTCATCAGGGAAAGGTAAATCAAATAATGAGCAATTAATTGTTTCGATCTGTTTTTCAAGACCCATCTTTTCTATTTTCTCTTTGAGAATATCCAATGAATCCTGATCTATATCAATACCAATAACTTCTCCCCCACTCATTCTGGCAAGTTCAAGGGTGGGAAGTCCTGTACCACAACCAATATCAAGTATTTTAGGGGTGTTGATGGGAGGGAGTTGATAAAATGCCTTCTTCGTGTATTCAATTAAGGGCTGGCGAAAGGCATCTTTATTTATTATTTTTAATGTTTCCACGCTCATAAGAGGATTCCTGTTTTCCAGTTAACCACATGATTCCCATGTTTTATATGTCCTTTTTGATCACTAAGGTTTTTGCTATAATATCGCCAATCCTCTGTTTTTTTACAGATCCAAAGCTGAAGATTAAACCCACTAATCCTGGCACCAGATAGGGGATCAGATCTATAATCAGTAGAAGGTTTCGGGTTATGCTTTGCCAGTAACTAATTTGTTTTTGGTTGGATTCATTCACTATTTTGATTCCCATTATCATTTTACCGATGGTTTGTCCGTTTTTTTCAAGAAGGATGAAATAAGCAAAAAATATCACCAAATCGAGAATTAACCAGATTGCCGATAGCAAACTTTCGTTAACTAACTCCCCATTTACCATAACTTCAAAAACAATCAGTGCCACTAAAGTTATAAAGAAAATCACCACTAACAAAACCAGATCAATTATAAATGCTAATGATTTGTATAGTAAGGAGGCGTATTCCAATTCTATTTTTTCCCCACATTCCCTACAGTAAACTGCCCGGGTTGGATTGTAAGTTTTGCAGTTAGTACATTGAATTTCATGGGATCTATTATTGATATTACTTATTTCGGTATTTGTTTGAAATGCTGCCTTTAGTTTGTCTTTTTTATTCCAGAATACCATGACAAGGAGTATGGGTGGCAGGATAAAATAGGGAACACCCACTGCTGCCTGGGATCCTGCGGTCATTATGGATGGTAAATTACCCAGTAACTCGGGACTACTAATTATTGTGGTAATAAATAGATTATTAACAATATGGGCTCCTATGGCAGTTTCAAGGCTGTTTTCCCCTAACGTTATGATACCTAAGGTTATTCCAAAGATAAACATGTTGATAACCATGCCAACACCGCTGATGACGTCATTACCATTCCAAAAATGTCCAATTGCAAAAATTACAGAAGTGATCAACAGGGGAATGGCTGGTTTTCTTGTTAGAAGTCCTATTCCCTGCATGAGATATCCTCTGAAAAATATTTCCTCAAATGAGGCCTGAATAGGGTAGATGATCAGACTTAAAATTAAAAGGATGAAGAATGCAGGATTAAAGGACCATTCAACAGAAGTCGGGTTGATTATCACATCTATCAGGAAGGCACATCCTATTATGATAAACCAAAATCCCGCTCCCTTTAGTATTCTCTTCCAATCAATATGGGGGGAGGTGGTGATGAGATGGATAAGTTTTTGGTGGTGGATGGTGCGTGTGCAGGCATAGAAGATGAAAAAGGATAGTGCATAGTAGATGCCAAACAATGCCAGGAAAGTCAACGAGCCAATGCTGTTTACCATATTTTCGGGATCCATCTCCTGTTTTATAGGATGGAAAATAATGAAAACCGGGATTAAAATAATCAGTAACAGTATAAATGGCCCAATCCATGTTGTAATGATGGTTAAGATGTATCTCCACCAGTTGTTATTACCATACTGTGCGTTATCTAGGAAAGTTTTCCCTGACATGTTATCAATTGAATAAAAATCATGACAAGTGAAAGTAGGTCATGTTTTTTCACTTAATTTTTTAGTGCGTCTTTTATGGAGGATATATGTAAGATTCATTACACATATTAATATATTTATTATTTTTATGATCATTTCATGTTCATGGAAAATAGAATAAAAACTTCAAATGAGTTTTTATAATGAAGCGCCGGGACTGGGATTTGAACCCAGGGTGAGCATCGCTCATAGGATTTCGAATCCTACGCCTTACCTGACTAGACTATCCCGGCATAGAATATATTCAAAAGTGTGCATGGCTATCATAAATAACTATTCATGCCAAATTTTTCAAGATATTCATGAGTGTACAGGTTAAGTTTTCGGATCCCCATGGGATCCAATCAAAGCTTATATATGTTCATCTGAACATATATTCATATGAAAGTTCCTAATATTGTTTTTTCAGCAAATGTTTAGTAGCAAATATCTAGTATTAGAGGAAAATAAAATGACGAAAAATCATGAACACTGTACAGAAGACTTGGATTCATCAGCCACATGCAGCTGTTGCGGTGGAGATATATTTCAGGAAAAACCACCCCTTTGGAAACACAAACCCCTGCTAATCATATGCACGTCTGCAGTAATATTTGCCGTTGCTTTGGTCCTTGAAAAATTCCTTAACCAGGGCATACTGGCAGAAGTAGCATTCCTGGCTGTGGTGGCAGTGGCTGGTTATGAAATCATCATGGGGGCTTTTAAAGGACTTTTGAAATTCCGTTTCAATATGAACCTCCTCATTACCATTGCAGCAGTAGGTGCATTTCTCATAGGTCATGGTGAAGAAGGAGCAGCTGTTATCCTCCTATTTTATGTGGCTGAATTTTTGGAGGACTATGCCAGTGAACGGGCACGTAACTCCATAGCTGCTCTCCTTAAACTGGCACCTGAAACAGCCCATGTGATTCGCAAGGGACAGGAATTGGAAGTTCATGCACACAGTGTGCAACTGGATGAAACGGTAGTGATCCGGCCGGGTGATAAGATACCCCTGGATGGTGTGGTGATTAAGGGTTCATCCGCAGTAGATCAATCCCCTATAACTGGTGAAAGTATGCCAGTAACCAAAAAAAGTGATGACGAGGTTTTTGCAGGAACCCTCAACGCTGAAGGATATTTGGAAGTAAGGGTAACCCGGAAATCCGATGAAACCATCATATCCAGAATCATAGAACTGGTACGTGAGTCTAAAAATAAAAAATCAAAAACAGAATCATTCATCGATGGTTTCGCAACATATTACACTCCTTCCGTGATTTCACTGGCCATTGTAGTGGCGATAATCCCTCCCTTCCTATGGGGGGCTTCGTTTGATGACTGGTTCTACCGGGCTCTGGTTCTTCTGGTGGTATCCTGTCCATGTGCCCTGGCCATATCCACTCCAGTTTCCATGGTATCAGGAATAACATCCGCCACCAGAAACGGAGTACTGATAAAAGGAGGAGAATACCTGGAAGAAATGAAAAATGTGAAAACGGTAGTCTTTGATAAGACTGGAACCCTAACTGAAGGCTGTCTGGAAGTCACAGATATATTTACTTTTAACGGCACTTCCATGGATGACGTGTTAAGAATATCTACCTCCTTGGAGTCCCATTCCAAACACCCCCTGGCAAAAGCCATACTCAAAAAATCCAAAGAAGTTGGAGTGCAACTGGAAGAAGTCCATAACTTCAAATCCATAACTGGAACTGGTTTAAAGGGTGAAATTAATGGAAAAACGTTTTATGTGGGTAATAAAACTTTATTTAGGGACACAAACCGTTTTAAGGATGAAGATATCCCTCTGGGGAGGATAAAGAAATTAGAGGAAGAAGGTAAAACCGCAGTCTTATTGGGAAACCAACAGGAAATTATGGGGTTAATCGTTCTTATGGATAGTATTAGGGATGATGCCAATAAAACCATTCGATTCCTCAAAAGAAATGGAATTAAGACGGTTATGCTCACTGGTGATAACCAGGGCACTGCACGTGGAGTAGCCTCTCAGTTGGGATTGGATGAATATTACCATGGACTCCTACCTGAGGACAAGGTGGAAAAGATTGATGAACTTGTCCAAAACCATGGACACGTGGCCATGGTGGGTGATGGAGTTAATGATGCTCCTGCACTGGCAAGAGCCAACATAGGAATTGTTATGGGGGCAGCTGGTTCAGATGTTGCCATTGAAACTGCAGATGTGGCTTTGATGAACGATGATCTTGTCAAAATAGAATACCTTGTGAAACTAAGTAGAAAAACCATGGGCGTTGTCAGGGAAAACGTAATTTTATCCATACTGATAAAAACATCTTTCGCAATTCTGGCAGTTTTAGGATTTATCACCCTGTGGATGGCAGTGGGTATTGGGGATATGGGTCTCAGCTTGACAGTTATCCTGAACGCCCTTAGAATAGGGAGTCAAAAATTCCAATGAGATTATTATTAAGTGTTAACAATTACTCGCTGCAATGAATTCATCTAACTTCTGTTTGGCATCTCCATTTTGGACGGTTTTTCTGGCTAAATCTACTCCAGTTTTAAGATCAGATGTTTTATCTGCCAGGAACAAAATAGCCCCGGCATTGGCCAGGCAGATATCCATCCTGGCTTTCTGTTGGGCAGTTTCTCTTTTCCCATCCAGTACATCCATAGCAATTTTCATGTTTTCTTCCAGAGTATCCGGAGCCATAATGAACTTTTTATCCGCCAATTCTAGTCCTAAATCATTTGGTTGCAACTGAAAAACCTTTATTTCACCACCATCTAAAATTGCTACTTTGGTTTTGCCGATTATGGAGATTTCATCCATTGCTACATTATCTTCATCATCAAAACCATGCAATACCATGGCCCTTTTAACCCCTAAGTTTTTAAGGACATTGGCTATTGATTCCACATATTCAGGGTCAAAAACTCCCATAAGATGGATATCTGCATTTGCAGGGGAAGTCAATGGTCCCAAAACATTAAAAACTGTGCGGATTCCCAGTTTTCTCCTTACAGGCATTACATGTTTGGTGGCAGGATGGAAGTTAGGGGCAAACATAAATCCCATTCCTGTTTTTTCAAGGCATGCTTCCACATCCTCTGGTTTACCATTTATATTAACTCCCACAGCCTCTAAAATATCAGCACCACCACATTTACTACTCACAGCTCTGTTTCCATGTTTGGCAATGGCCACACCATTAGCTGCAGCAATAATGGCGGCAATAGTACTCACATTAAAGGTTTTAAAACTGTCCCCTCCAGTACCACAGGTATCCACCAGGGGTTCATC is drawn from Methanobacterium petrolearium and contains these coding sequences:
- a CDS encoding class I SAM-dependent methyltransferase, yielding MSVETLKIINKDAFRQPLIEYTKKAFYQLPPINTPKILDIGCGTGLPTLELARMSGGEVIGIDIDQDSLDILKEKIEKMGLEKQIETINCSLFDLPFPDESFDMIWSEGSIFIIGFKRGLKEWKPLLKDQGFLVVHDQYHDHAKKLEIIEKCGYKLLNSFLITHQTWKLDFYLPYEKHLKKLDEKYKNNSEVQQTVQKEIDEINAFKEDVESLSSIFYVMKKV
- a CDS encoding RDD family protein, which gives rise to MSGKTFLDNAQYGNNNWWRYILTIITTWIGPFILLLIILIPVFIIFHPIKQEMDPENMVNSIGSLTFLALFGIYYALSFFIFYACTRTIHHQKLIHLITTSPHIDWKRILKGAGFWFIIIGCAFLIDVIINPTSVEWSFNPAFFILLILSLIIYPIQASFEEIFFRGYLMQGIGLLTRKPAIPLLITSVIFAIGHFWNGNDVISGVGMVINMFIFGITLGIITLGENSLETAIGAHIVNNLFITTIISSPELLGNLPSIMTAGSQAAVGVPYFILPPILLVMVFWNKKDKLKAAFQTNTEISNINNRSHEIQCTNCKTYNPTRAVYCRECGEKIELEYASLLYKSLAFIIDLVLLVVIFFITLVALIVFEVMVNGELVNESLLSAIWLILDLVIFFAYFILLEKNGQTIGKMIMGIKIVNESNQKQISYWQSITRNLLLIIDLIPYLVPGLVGLIFSFGSVKKQRIGDIIAKTLVIKKDI
- a CDS encoding heavy metal translocating P-type ATPase, with translation MTKNHEHCTEDLDSSATCSCCGGDIFQEKPPLWKHKPLLIICTSAVIFAVALVLEKFLNQGILAEVAFLAVVAVAGYEIIMGAFKGLLKFRFNMNLLITIAAVGAFLIGHGEEGAAVILLFYVAEFLEDYASERARNSIAALLKLAPETAHVIRKGQELEVHAHSVQLDETVVIRPGDKIPLDGVVIKGSSAVDQSPITGESMPVTKKSDDEVFAGTLNAEGYLEVRVTRKSDETIISRIIELVRESKNKKSKTESFIDGFATYYTPSVISLAIVVAIIPPFLWGASFDDWFYRALVLLVVSCPCALAISTPVSMVSGITSATRNGVLIKGGEYLEEMKNVKTVVFDKTGTLTEGCLEVTDIFTFNGTSMDDVLRISTSLESHSKHPLAKAILKKSKEVGVQLEEVHNFKSITGTGLKGEINGKTFYVGNKTLFRDTNRFKDEDIPLGRIKKLEEEGKTAVLLGNQQEIMGLIVLMDSIRDDANKTIRFLKRNGIKTVMLTGDNQGTARGVASQLGLDEYYHGLLPEDKVEKIDELVQNHGHVAMVGDGVNDAPALARANIGIVMGAAGSDVAIETADVALMNDDLVKIEYLVKLSRKTMGVVRENVILSILIKTSFAILAVLGFITLWMAVGIGDMGLSLTVILNALRIGSQKFQ
- the trpD gene encoding anthranilate phosphoribosyltransferase, translated to MIEECLKKVVSRQDLEEKEAYDCMMEMVSGSASDVHMAALLSALATKGESISEITGFVRAMRQVSIKVSVQLDEPLVDTCGTGGDSFKTFNVSTIAAIIAAANGVAIAKHGNRAVSSKCGGADILEAVGVNINGKPEDVEACLEKTGMGFMFAPNFHPATKHVMPVRRKLGIRTVFNVLGPLTSPANADIHLMGVFDPEYVESIANVLKNLGVKRAMVLHGFDDEDNVAMDEISIIGKTKVAILDGGEIKVFQLQPNDLGLELADKKFIMAPDTLEENMKIAMDVLDGKRETAQQKARMDICLANAGAILFLADKTSDLKTGVDLARKTVQNGDAKQKLDEFIAASNC